The following coding sequences are from one Triticum dicoccoides isolate Atlit2015 ecotype Zavitan chromosome 4A, WEW_v2.0, whole genome shotgun sequence window:
- the LOC119288627 gene encoding uncharacterized protein LOC119288627, which translates to MRRQGRNEASPSIIHTSSIALLQERFRNLQRVKEMREGRELQRVHHSADATDRAGSPLPPAPLDLGLQPTAAGGDERPRWFLHPDLVRPSRPLHGASAYSGFGGDNGGVQASQPAAAAAAGSWGEVPRMQNSGYRGDVDVDTSLHL; encoded by the coding sequence ATGAGAAGGCAGGGGCGCAATGAGGCTTCCCCGTCGATCATCCACACGTCGTCCATAGCCCTCCTCCAGGAGCGGTTCAGGAACCTGCAGAGGGTCAAGGAGATGCGGGAGGGCAGGGAGCTGCAGCGGGTGCACCACTCCGCCGACGCCACCGACCGCGCCGGCTCCCCGTTGCCGCCGGCGCCTCTCGACCTTGGCCTGCAGCccacggcggccggcggcgacgagCGGCCGAGGTGGTTCTTGCACCCGGACCTGGTGCGGCCGTCCAGGCCCCTGCACGGCGCGTCCGCCTACAGCGGCTTCGGCGGCGACAACGGCGGCGTTCAGGCGTCGcagcccgcggcggcggcggcggcgggctcgtgGGGGGAGGTGCCGAGAATGCAGAATTCGGGCTATAGGGGTGATGTAGACGTGGACACCTCGCTTCATCTGTAA
- the LOC119288628 gene encoding uncharacterized protein LOC119288628, which yields MVFEDESSEDTSSLPYMHSTSSTDGLNQVPFSVEDPDYQGLELETMSPCEKHGKASERLVAFEGTDTGRRFLACAEPEGQNCGFVEWVDHQWPPTMQNALLKLWAMVEDSKSARVNDNLESSFTIHHLTEEKNKLEANYDKLVQDVHQLMSFQEDRVVDFRYLQDNLTYQQQCRSELVADMKAQMAKKDAEFEKLKQNYEVLLNLTRAQATVIQNLKLRHIKDKQLLSEDKMNLELKNAELTKSEEKLT from the exons atggTTTTCGAAGACGAAAGCAGTGAGGACACGTCCAGCCTGCCGTACATGCACTCGACCTCATCCACGGACGGGCTTAACCAG GTCCCTTTCAGCGTTGAAGATCCAGATTACCAGGGGCTTGAGCTGGAAACGATGTCGCCATGTGAGAAGCACGGCAAGGCATCTGAGAGGCTTGTCGCAtttgaaggaacagacacagggagAAGGTTCCTAGCATGTGCAGAGCCG GAAGGGCAGAATTGTGGGTTTGTTGAATGGGTTGATCACCAGTGGCCCCCAACAATGCAAAATGCATTGTTGAAGCTGTGGGCCATGGTTGAAGATAGCAAGAGTGCTAGGGTGAATGATAATCTTGAAAGTTCTTTCACTATCCACCATCTGacagaagagaagaacaagctgGAGGCCAACTATGACAAGTTAGTCCAAGATGTGCATCAACTTATGAGCTTCCAGGAGGACAGGGTGGTGGATTTCAGATATCTGCAGGATAACCTTACATATCAGCAGCAATGCAGAAGTGAACTGGTGGCTGATATGAAGGCACAGATGGCAAAGAAAGATGCAGAGTTTGAGAAGCTTAAGCAGAATTATGAAGTGCTACTGAACCTGACAAGAGCACAAGCAACAGTCATCCAGAACTTGAAGTTGAGGCATATTAAAGACAAGCAATTGCTTAGTGAAGATAAGATGAACTTGGAGTTGAAGAATGCAGAGCTCACAAAGTCTGAGGAGAAGCTCACCTAA
- the LOC119284797 gene encoding sulfate transporter 1.2-like — protein MPRTILDGGEDFNGDISRTGSHHQTDDHGYKVRFPPAKGLFTELAEGVKETFFPDDPLREYKDQPRSKKLWFGLVHLFPVLDWARSYTFGMFKGDFIAGLTIASLCIPQDIGYAQLAFLPAHVGLYSSFVPPLIYAAMGTSRDIAIGPAAVLSLLLGTLLQEEIDPVKNPHEYSRLAFTATFFAGITQAMLGFFRLGFIIEFLSHAAIVGFMAGAAITIGLQQLKGFLGIAKFTKQSDIISVMESVWGNIQHGCNWQTILIGASFLAFLLTTKYIAKKNKKLFWVSAIAPLISVIVSTFCVFITRADKQGVAIVKDIKQGINLPSFHLIYWSGPYLAKGFRIGVVAGMVGLTEAIAIGRTFAAMKDYQIDGNKEMLALGTMNIVGSMTSCYVGTGSMSRSAVNYMAGCKTAVSNVVMAIVVMLTLLLITPLFKYTPNAILASIIINAVVSLVDYEAAYLIWKVDKMDFMALLGAFFGVVFASVEYGLLIAVAISLGKILLQVTRPRTALLGNLPRTTIYTNVEQYPEASKVPGVMIVRVDSAIYFTNSNYVKERILRWLRDEEEQQQEQKLSKTEFLIVELSPVTDIDTGGIHALEELLKALEKRKIQLILANPGSAVIQKLQSAKFTKLIGDDKIFLSVGDAVKKFAPKSALNV, from the exons ATGCCGAGAACCATTTTGGACGGAGGTGAAGACTTCAATGGCGACATCTCCAGGACAGGGTCACACCACCAGACAGACGACCATGGCTACAAAGTCAGGTTCCCGCCGGCGAAGGGCCTCTTCACGGAGTTAGCCGAAGGGGTGAAGGAGACCTTCTTTCCTGACGACCCACTGCGGGAGTACAAGGACCAGCCGAGGTCCAAGAAGCTGTGGTTCGGCCTGGTGCACCTCTTTCCGGTGCTGGACTGGGCCAGGAGCTACACCTTTGGCATGTTCAAGGGGGACTTCATCGCCGGCCTCACCATCGCCAGCCTCTGCATACCTCAG GACATTGGTTATGCACAGCTTGCTTTCCTGCCAGCACATGTTGGGCTCT ACAGTAGCTTCGTTCCACCTCTGATATACGCTGCGATGGGCACTTCCAGGGACATAGCCATCGGTCCAGCAGCCGTCCTGTCGCTATTGCTCGGGACTCTTCTCCAGGAAGAGATCGATCCGGTTAAGAATCCACATGAGTACAGCAGGCTGGCGTTCACCGCAACATTCTTCGCAGGGATCACTCAGGCAATGCTCGGATTCTTCAG GCTAGGGTTTATCATAGAGTTCTTGTCTCATGCAGCCATCGTTGGTTTCATGGCGGGTGCAGCCATTACCATTGGCCTTCAGCAGCTGAAAGGCTTCCTTGGCATCGCAAAATTCACCAAGCAGTCTGACATCATCTCGGTCATGGAATCGGTATGGGGAAATATACAACACGGG TGTAACTGGCAGACGATATTGATTGGAGCATCCTTCCTGGCGTTTCTTCTAACAACCAAATACATT GCCAAGAAGAATAAAAAGCTCTTCTGGGTTTCTGCAATCGCTCCGCTCATTTCAGTGATCGTATCCACATTCTGTGTGTTCATCACCCGTGCAGACAAGCAGGGTGTTGCAATT GTCAAGGATATAAAGCAAGGCATCAATCTACCTTCATTTCATCTCATATATTGGTCTGGCCCATACTTAGCTAAAGGATTCAGAATTGGTGTAGTGGCCGGAATGGTCGGCTTAACG GAAGCAATCGCAATTGGAAGAACATTTGCTGCCATGAAGGACTATCAAATAGATGGGAATAAAGAAATGCTGGCCCTAGGAACGATGAACATTGTTGGTTCAATGACTTCATGCTACGTAGGCACAG GTTCTATGTCGCGATCAGCAGTCAATTACATGGCTGGCTGCAAAACAGCAGTATCCAATGTTGTTATGGCAATTGTAGTGATGCTTACGCTGTTGTTGATCACTCCATTGTTCAAGTACACGCCCAATGCCATTCTAGCTTCTATCATCATAAATGCAGTGGTTAGCCTAGTTGACTATGAAGCGGCGTACCTTATCTGGAAGGTTGATAAAATGGACTTCATGGCATTGCTAGGAGCATTCTTTGGGGTCGTATTTGCATCAGTGGAGTACGGCTTGCTCATTGCG GTTGCAATATCTCTTGGCAAAATTCTTCTCCAAGTAACACGGCCAAGAACAGCTTTACTCGGTAACCTTCCAAGGACAACAATCTACACGAATGTTGAACAATACCCAGAGGCTAGCAAGGTACCCGGGGTTATGATTGTCAGAGTGGACTCAGCCATCTACTTCACAAACTCCAATTATGTTAAAGAGAG AATCCTGAGATGGCTGAGAGACGAGGAGGAACAACAGCAGGAACAGAAGCTGTCCAAAACAGAGTTTCTCATTGTTGAGCTATCTC CGGTGACTGACATCGACACaggtggaatccatgccttggaggagttgttgaaagcACTTGAAAAGCGCAAAATTCAG CTGATCCTCGCCAATCCCGGGTCAGCAGTGATCCAGAAGCTGCAGTCAGCAAAATTCACGAAGCTCATCGGCGACGACAAGATATTCCTGTCCGTAGGCGATGCGGTGAAGAAATTTGCTCCGAAGTCAGCCCTGAACGTGTGA
- the LOC119284798 gene encoding sulfate transporter 1.2-like produces MPRTVSDGGEDFDGDVSSQTGSHRYTDSNSTHHHHHHGYKVGFPPAKGLLAEFADGVKETFFADDPLREYKDQPRSKKLWLSLVHLFPVLDWARSYSFGKFKGDFVAGLTIASLCIPQDIGYAKLAFLPAHVGLYSSFVPPLVYAMMGSSRDIAIGPVAVVSLLLGTLLQEEIDPVKNPYEYSRLAFTATFFAGITQAMLGFFRLGFIIEFLSHAAIVGFMAGAAVTIALQQLKGFLGIKKFTKKSDIISVMESVWGNVHHGWNYQTILIGASFLAFLLTTKYIAKKNKKLFWVSAIAPLISVVISTFCVFITHADKQGVAIVKDIKQGINPPSFHLIYWSGPYLAKGFRIGVVAGMVALTEAIAIGRTFAAMKDYQIDGNKEMVALGTMNIVGSMTSCYVATGSFSRSAVNYMAGCKTAVSNVVMAIVVMLTLLLITPLFKYTPNAILASIIINAVVSLVDYETAYLIWKVDKMDFVALLGAFFGVVFASVEYGLLIAVAISLGKILLQVTRPRTALLGNLPRTTIYRNVEQYPEATKVPGVMIVRVDSAIYFTNSNYVKERILRWLRDEEEQQQEQKLSKTEFLIVELSPVTDIDTSGIHALEELLKALEKRKIQLILANPGPAVIQKLRSAKFTDLIGDDKIFLSVSDAVKKFAPKSALNV; encoded by the exons ATGCCAAGAACCGTGTCGGACGGAGGCGAGGACTTTGACGGCGACGTCTCCAGCCAGACGGGGTCGCACCGTTACACAGACAGCAAcagcacccaccaccaccaccaccatggctACAAGGTCGGGTTCCCGCCGGCGAAGGGCCTCCTCGCGGAGTTCGCAGATGGGGTGAAGGAGACATTCTTCGCCGACGATCCGCTGCGTGAGTACAAGGACCAACCGAGGTCCAAGAAGCTGTGGCTCAGCCTGGTGCACCTCTTCCCGGTGCTGGACTGGGCCAGGAGCTACAGCTTCGGCAAGTTCAAAGGGGACTTCGTCGCCGGCCTCACCATCGCCAGCCTCTGCATACCTCAG GACATCGGTTATGCCAAGCTTGCTTTCCTGCCAGCACATGTTGGACTGT ACAGTAGCTTCGTTCCGCCTTTGGTATACGCTATGATGGGCAGTTCCAGGGATATAGCCATAGGTCCGGTGGCCGTCGTGTCCCTGTTGCTTGGAACTCTCCTCCAGGAAGAGATCGATCCAGTCAAGAATCCGTATGAGTACAGCCGGCTGGCCTTCACCGCAACATTCTTCGCGGGGATCACTCAGGCGATGCTTGGATTCTTCAG GCTAGGGTTTATCATAGAGTTCCTGTCTCATGCAGCCATCGTTGGTTTCATGGCGGGTGCCGCCGTAACCATTGCCCTTCAGCAGCTCAAAGGCTTCCTTGGCAtcaaaaaattcaccaagaagtctGATATCATCTCGGTCATGGAGTCAGTATGGGGAAATGTACACCATGGG TGGAACTATCAGACGATATTGATTGGCGCATCCTTCTTGGCGTTTCTTCTAACTACCAAATACATC GCCAAGAAGAATAAGAAGCTCTTCTGGGTTTCTGCAATCGCCCCGCTCATTTCAGTTGTCATATCCACCTTCTGTGTGTTCATCACCCATGCAGACAAGCAGGGCGTTGCAATT GTCAAGGATATAAAGCAAGGCATCAATCCACCTTCATTTCATCTCATATATTGGTCTGGCCCATACTTGGCGAAAGGATTCAGAATTGGTGTAGTAGCTGGAATGGTTGCCCTTACG GAAGCAATCGCAATTGGAAGAACATTTGCTGCCATGAAGGACTACCAAATAGATGGGAACAAAGAAATGGTAGCTCTAGGAACCATGAACATTGTTGGCTCAATGACTTCATGCTACGTGGCCACAG GTTCTTTCTCGCGATCAGCAGTAAATTACATGGCTGGCTGCAAAACAGCAGTATCCAATGTTGTTATGGCAATTGTAGTGATGCTCACACTGTTGTTGATCACTCCATTGTTCAAGTACACGCCCAATGCCATTCTAGCTTCCATCATCATAAATGCAGTGGTTAGCCTAGTTGACTATGAGACGGCGTACCTTATCTGGAAGGTTGATAAAATGGATTTCGTGGCATTGCTAGGAGCATTCTTCGGGGTCGTATTTGCATCAGTGGAGTATGGCTTGCTCATTGCG GTTGCAATATCTCTTGGAAAAATTCTTCTCCAAGTAACACGGCCGAGAACAGCTTTACTCGGCAACCTCCCAAGAACAACGATCTACAGGAATGTTGAACAATACCCAGAAGCTACCAAGGTGCCCGGGGTTATGATTGTCAGAGTGGACTCAGCTATCTACTTCACAAACTCCAATTATGTTAAAGAGAG AATCCTGAGATGGCTGAGGGATGAGGAGGAACAACAGCAGGAACAGAAGTTGTCCAAAACAGAGTTTCTCATTGTTGAGCTATCTC CGGTAACTGATATCGACACAAGTGGAATCCATGCTTTGGAAGAGTTGCTGAAAGCACTTGAAAAGCGCAAAATTCAG CTGATCCTCGCCAATCCCGGGCCGGCAGTAATCCAGAAGCTGCGGTCAGCGAAATTCACAGACCTCATCGGCGACGACAAAATATTCCTGTCGGTCAGCGACGCAGTGAAGAAATTTGCTCCGAAGTCAGCCCTGAACGTCTGA